In Danaus plexippus chromosome 17, MEX_DaPlex, whole genome shotgun sequence, one DNA window encodes the following:
- the LOC116771543 gene encoding uncharacterized protein LOC116771543 isoform X4, producing the protein MEEKSFVWTSDLTKRFFQLRFDNEWLFRKKKQPWREFYKILLKSGFPEEMTLNHVRKKWSYTYDSYRIAKKTNNKQWKYFKIFDKHFGKTQVLDKYESWTDEWRHKLIICISEAKEIKLDFQHMWRTVENALRCQDLPLDCCIQDIKGLWHYIRMTFNRKYRLVMRNSIDSEDWPLYDPMLEYHTKYEPEYLERLSSMSAGGMAAIEFRLKHRPREKKKKDEADDEFQWSRDITESFIQIRMQNDWLFRDRKWAWSNLRQIMIEEYGFPHCLSSRDLSRKWAAIYAEYQKAKATNNISWMYYSLFEVYFGESSMSLNPLLGWQEEWVINLISTRTELEQLFKMWEKKKETPWREVEKKLRKMGIPLDHSLLEIEEIWRHLLKTFKIQRSDTLPTQICLQCLQELENAFKFRRQCQEVDKNLRSSSSFIKVELQLDDKHHTNEICDGERQNYEIEMDRDGVTMATKKKTSPQMRPARKVIRRKKVRKSEYEYLKVCEVCGKHTRNLKAHMDVHSKDKCYSCEICEKKFKFKSGLIVHKATHNPTPKKTCEVCGKSFHILSQYRRHYAYHANERKYGCETCGKRFNSLDILKVHARIHTDERPFSCSECGKTFRTAGCVGRHKRIVHRNVGLQKI; encoded by the exons ATGGAggaaaaaagttttgttt GGACATCTGATTTAAcgaaaagattttttcaatTGCGTTTTGATAATGAATGGCTGTTCCGAAAAAAAAAGCAACCTTGGAG agaattctataaaattttactaaaaagtgGATTTCCAGAAGAGATGACACTCAATCATGTACGCAAGAAGTGGTCATATACATATGAT TCATACAGAATAGCAaagaaaacaaacaacaaacagtggaaatatttcaaaatatttgacaaacaTTTTGGGAAAACTCAAGTTTTAGATAAATATGAATcat GGACCGATGAATGGcgacataaattaataatatgcatATCTGAGGCCAAAGAAATTAAACTTGATTTTCAACATATGTGGAG GACAGTTGAAAATGCATTACGATGCCAGGATCTTCCGCTAGACTGTTGCATACAAGATATTAAAGGGTTATGGCATTACATTAGAATGACATTTAAT AGGAAGTACAGATTGGTAATGAGAAATAGTATAGATTCTGAGGACTGGCCACTTTATGACCCCATGTTGGAGTATCATACTAAATATGAGCCAGAATATCTGGAACGCCTCAGCAGTATGTCTGCTGGTGGTATGGCTGCTATAGAGTTCCGCTTAAAACATAGACCTAgagagaagaaaaaaaaagatgaagCAGATGATGAATTCCAAT GGTCCAGAGATATCACAGAATCATTCATTCAGATTAGAATGCAGAATGATTGGCTTTTTAGGGACAGGAAATGGGCGTGgag taaCCTGCGTCAGATTATGATAGAGGAGTACGGTTTCCCACATTGTCTGTCTAGCAGAGACCTCAGCAGGAAGTGGGCTGCAATATATGCT gAGTACCAAAAAGCTAAAGCGACAAACAATATCTCATGGATGTATTATTCTCTTTTTGAAGTTTATTTCGGAGAAAGCAGTATGAGTCTCAACCCTTTGCTTGGCT GGCAAGAAGAGTGggtgattaatttaataagtactaGAACAGAATTAGaacaattgtttaaaatgtggGAAAAGAAAAAGGAGACACCGTGGCG AGAAGTGGAGAAAAAACTCAGGAAAATGGGAATTCCTTTGGATCATAGTCTTCTAGAAATAGAGGAAATTTGGCGGCACTTATTGAAGACTTTTAAG ATACAAAGATCAGATACCTTACCCACCCAAATATGTCTTCAGTGTCTACAAGAGTTGGAGAACGCGTTCAAGTTCAGACGTCAGTGTCAAGAGGTGGACAAAAATCTCAGAAGCAGCTCCTCCTTCATCAAAGTGGAATTACAACTAGACGATAAACATCATACGAACGAAATCTGCGATGGAGAGAGACAGAACTATGAAATAGAGATGGATAGAGACGGCGTCACCATGgcaacgaaaaaaaaaacatccccGCAAATGAGACCCGCGAGGAAAGTTATAAGGAGGAAGAAGGTCCGCAAGTCCGAATACGAATATCTAAAGGTGTGCGAAGTGTGCGGGAAACACACCAGAAACCTCAAGGCGCACATGGACGTACACTCGAAAGACAAATGTTACTCGTGTGAAATATGCgagaagaaatttaaattcaaaagcgGGTTGATAGTCCACAAAGCCACCCACAATCCGACACCCAAAAAGACATGCGAAGTCTGCGGGAAGAGCTTCCATATACTGTCCCAATACAGAAGGCATTACGCCTACCACGCGAACGAGAGAAAATACGGTTGTGAGACATGCGGGAAAAGATTCAAttctttagatattttaaaagtccACGCCAGAATCCACACGGACGAGAGACCGTTTAGCTGTTCTGAATGTGGTAAAACTTTCAGAACAGCCGGCTGTGTGGGCAGACACAAGAGGATAGTCCACAGGAATGTAGGacttcaaaaaatttaa
- the LOC116771543 gene encoding uncharacterized protein LOC116771543 isoform X3, protein MAVPKKKATLERLFYSREFYKILLKSGFPEEMTLNHVRKKWSYTYDSYRIAKKTNNKQWKYFKIFDKHFGKTQVLDKYESWTDEWRHKLIICISEAKEIKLDFQHMWRTVENALRCQDLPLDCCIQDIKGLWHYIRMTFNRKYRLVMRNSIDSEDWPLYDPMLEYHTKYEPEYLERLSSMSAGGMAAIEFRLKHRPREKKKKDEADDEFQWSRDITESFIQIRMQNDWLFRDRKWAWSNLRQIMIEEYGFPHCLSSRDLSRKWAAIYAEYQKAKATNNISWMYYSLFEVYFGESSMSLNPLLGWQEEWVINLISTRTELEQLFKMWEKKKETPWREVEKKLRKMGIPLDHSLLEIEEIWRHLLKTFKWKQKFASKGILNEQWPYYEHVSRYVDQHEAKEANDGDFEDDVKLYELKKIAMEPKHEVTNVCRSCSSDDGCVKIFEETDDEGLDVAYKLKVIGGIEIQRSDTLPTQICLQCLQELENAFKFRRQCQEVDKNLRSSSSFIKVELQLDDKHHTNEICDGERQNYEIEMDRDGVTMATKKKTSPQMRPARKVIRRKKVRKSEYEYLKVCEVCGKHTRNLKAHMDVHSKDKCYSCEICEKKFKFKSGLIVHKATHNPTPKKTCEVCGKSFHILSQYRRHYAYHANERKYGCETCGKRFNSLDILKVHARIHTDERPFSCSECGKTFRTAGCVGRHKRIVHRNVGLQKI, encoded by the exons ATGGCTGTTCCGAAAAAAAAAGCAACCTTGGAG agaCTCTTTTATTCTAgagaattctataaaattttactaaaaagtgGATTTCCAGAAGAGATGACACTCAATCATGTACGCAAGAAGTGGTCATATACATATGAT TCATACAGAATAGCAaagaaaacaaacaacaaacagtggaaatatttcaaaatatttgacaaacaTTTTGGGAAAACTCAAGTTTTAGATAAATATGAATcat GGACCGATGAATGGcgacataaattaataatatgcatATCTGAGGCCAAAGAAATTAAACTTGATTTTCAACATATGTGGAG GACAGTTGAAAATGCATTACGATGCCAGGATCTTCCGCTAGACTGTTGCATACAAGATATTAAAGGGTTATGGCATTACATTAGAATGACATTTAAT AGGAAGTACAGATTGGTAATGAGAAATAGTATAGATTCTGAGGACTGGCCACTTTATGACCCCATGTTGGAGTATCATACTAAATATGAGCCAGAATATCTGGAACGCCTCAGCAGTATGTCTGCTGGTGGTATGGCTGCTATAGAGTTCCGCTTAAAACATAGACCTAgagagaagaaaaaaaaagatgaagCAGATGATGAATTCCAAT GGTCCAGAGATATCACAGAATCATTCATTCAGATTAGAATGCAGAATGATTGGCTTTTTAGGGACAGGAAATGGGCGTGgag taaCCTGCGTCAGATTATGATAGAGGAGTACGGTTTCCCACATTGTCTGTCTAGCAGAGACCTCAGCAGGAAGTGGGCTGCAATATATGCT gAGTACCAAAAAGCTAAAGCGACAAACAATATCTCATGGATGTATTATTCTCTTTTTGAAGTTTATTTCGGAGAAAGCAGTATGAGTCTCAACCCTTTGCTTGGCT GGCAAGAAGAGTGggtgattaatttaataagtactaGAACAGAATTAGaacaattgtttaaaatgtggGAAAAGAAAAAGGAGACACCGTGGCG AGAAGTGGAGAAAAAACTCAGGAAAATGGGAATTCCTTTGGATCATAGTCTTCTAGAAATAGAGGAAATTTGGCGGCACTTATTGAAGACTTTTAAG tgGAAGCAGAAATTCGCTAGCAAAGGCATACTGAACGAGCAGTGGCCGTACTACGAACACGTGTCCAGATATGTCGACCAGCACGAAGCAAAGGAGGCTAATGACGGAGATTTCGAAGACGACGTGAAGCTGTACGAGCTGAAGAAGATCGCCATGGAACCGAAGCATGAAGTGACCAATGTGTGCAGATCCTGCTCGAGCGACGATGGCTGTGTGAAAATATTTGAGGAAACAGACGACGAAGGTCTCGATGTGGCTTATAAGCTGAAAGTCATCGGTGGCATAGAG ATACAAAGATCAGATACCTTACCCACCCAAATATGTCTTCAGTGTCTACAAGAGTTGGAGAACGCGTTCAAGTTCAGACGTCAGTGTCAAGAGGTGGACAAAAATCTCAGAAGCAGCTCCTCCTTCATCAAAGTGGAATTACAACTAGACGATAAACATCATACGAACGAAATCTGCGATGGAGAGAGACAGAACTATGAAATAGAGATGGATAGAGACGGCGTCACCATGgcaacgaaaaaaaaaacatccccGCAAATGAGACCCGCGAGGAAAGTTATAAGGAGGAAGAAGGTCCGCAAGTCCGAATACGAATATCTAAAGGTGTGCGAAGTGTGCGGGAAACACACCAGAAACCTCAAGGCGCACATGGACGTACACTCGAAAGACAAATGTTACTCGTGTGAAATATGCgagaagaaatttaaattcaaaagcgGGTTGATAGTCCACAAAGCCACCCACAATCCGACACCCAAAAAGACATGCGAAGTCTGCGGGAAGAGCTTCCATATACTGTCCCAATACAGAAGGCATTACGCCTACCACGCGAACGAGAGAAAATACGGTTGTGAGACATGCGGGAAAAGATTCAAttctttagatattttaaaagtccACGCCAGAATCCACACGGACGAGAGACCGTTTAGCTGTTCTGAATGTGGTAAAACTTTCAGAACAGCCGGCTGTGTGGGCAGACACAAGAGGATAGTCCACAGGAATGTAGGacttcaaaaaatttaa
- the LOC116771543 gene encoding uncharacterized protein LOC116771543 isoform X1 gives MEEKSFVWTSDLTKRFFQLRFDNEWLFRKKKQPWREFYKILLKSGFPEEMTLNHVRKKWSYTYDSYRIAKKTNNKQWKYFKIFDKHFGKTQVLDKYESWTDEWRHKLIICISEAKEIKLDFQHMWRTVENALRCQDLPLDCCIQDIKGLWHYIRMTFNRKYRLVMRNSIDSEDWPLYDPMLEYHTKYEPEYLERLSSMSAGGMAAIEFRLKHRPREKKKKDEADDEFQWSRDITESFIQIRMQNDWLFRDRKWAWSNLRQIMIEEYGFPHCLSSRDLSRKWAAIYAEYQKAKATNNISWMYYSLFEVYFGESSMSLNPLLGWQEEWVINLISTRTELEQLFKMWEKKKETPWREVEKKLRKMGIPLDHSLLEIEEIWRHLLKTFKWKQKFASKGILNEQWPYYEHVSRYVDQHEAKEANDGDFEDDVKLYELKKIAMEPKHEVTNVCRSCSSDDGCVKIFEETDDEGLDVAYKLKVIGGIEIQRSDTLPTQICLQCLQELENAFKFRRQCQEVDKNLRSSSSFIKVELQLDDKHHTNEICDGERQNYEIEMDRDGVTMATKKKTSPQMRPARKVIRRKKVRKSEYEYLKVCEVCGKHTRNLKAHMDVHSKDKCYSCEICEKKFKFKSGLIVHKATHNPTPKKTCEVCGKSFHILSQYRRHYAYHANERKYGCETCGKRFNSLDILKVHARIHTDERPFSCSECGKTFRTAGCVGRHKRIVHRNVGLQKI, from the exons ATGGAggaaaaaagttttgttt GGACATCTGATTTAAcgaaaagattttttcaatTGCGTTTTGATAATGAATGGCTGTTCCGAAAAAAAAAGCAACCTTGGAG agaattctataaaattttactaaaaagtgGATTTCCAGAAGAGATGACACTCAATCATGTACGCAAGAAGTGGTCATATACATATGAT TCATACAGAATAGCAaagaaaacaaacaacaaacagtggaaatatttcaaaatatttgacaaacaTTTTGGGAAAACTCAAGTTTTAGATAAATATGAATcat GGACCGATGAATGGcgacataaattaataatatgcatATCTGAGGCCAAAGAAATTAAACTTGATTTTCAACATATGTGGAG GACAGTTGAAAATGCATTACGATGCCAGGATCTTCCGCTAGACTGTTGCATACAAGATATTAAAGGGTTATGGCATTACATTAGAATGACATTTAAT AGGAAGTACAGATTGGTAATGAGAAATAGTATAGATTCTGAGGACTGGCCACTTTATGACCCCATGTTGGAGTATCATACTAAATATGAGCCAGAATATCTGGAACGCCTCAGCAGTATGTCTGCTGGTGGTATGGCTGCTATAGAGTTCCGCTTAAAACATAGACCTAgagagaagaaaaaaaaagatgaagCAGATGATGAATTCCAAT GGTCCAGAGATATCACAGAATCATTCATTCAGATTAGAATGCAGAATGATTGGCTTTTTAGGGACAGGAAATGGGCGTGgag taaCCTGCGTCAGATTATGATAGAGGAGTACGGTTTCCCACATTGTCTGTCTAGCAGAGACCTCAGCAGGAAGTGGGCTGCAATATATGCT gAGTACCAAAAAGCTAAAGCGACAAACAATATCTCATGGATGTATTATTCTCTTTTTGAAGTTTATTTCGGAGAAAGCAGTATGAGTCTCAACCCTTTGCTTGGCT GGCAAGAAGAGTGggtgattaatttaataagtactaGAACAGAATTAGaacaattgtttaaaatgtggGAAAAGAAAAAGGAGACACCGTGGCG AGAAGTGGAGAAAAAACTCAGGAAAATGGGAATTCCTTTGGATCATAGTCTTCTAGAAATAGAGGAAATTTGGCGGCACTTATTGAAGACTTTTAAG tgGAAGCAGAAATTCGCTAGCAAAGGCATACTGAACGAGCAGTGGCCGTACTACGAACACGTGTCCAGATATGTCGACCAGCACGAAGCAAAGGAGGCTAATGACGGAGATTTCGAAGACGACGTGAAGCTGTACGAGCTGAAGAAGATCGCCATGGAACCGAAGCATGAAGTGACCAATGTGTGCAGATCCTGCTCGAGCGACGATGGCTGTGTGAAAATATTTGAGGAAACAGACGACGAAGGTCTCGATGTGGCTTATAAGCTGAAAGTCATCGGTGGCATAGAG ATACAAAGATCAGATACCTTACCCACCCAAATATGTCTTCAGTGTCTACAAGAGTTGGAGAACGCGTTCAAGTTCAGACGTCAGTGTCAAGAGGTGGACAAAAATCTCAGAAGCAGCTCCTCCTTCATCAAAGTGGAATTACAACTAGACGATAAACATCATACGAACGAAATCTGCGATGGAGAGAGACAGAACTATGAAATAGAGATGGATAGAGACGGCGTCACCATGgcaacgaaaaaaaaaacatccccGCAAATGAGACCCGCGAGGAAAGTTATAAGGAGGAAGAAGGTCCGCAAGTCCGAATACGAATATCTAAAGGTGTGCGAAGTGTGCGGGAAACACACCAGAAACCTCAAGGCGCACATGGACGTACACTCGAAAGACAAATGTTACTCGTGTGAAATATGCgagaagaaatttaaattcaaaagcgGGTTGATAGTCCACAAAGCCACCCACAATCCGACACCCAAAAAGACATGCGAAGTCTGCGGGAAGAGCTTCCATATACTGTCCCAATACAGAAGGCATTACGCCTACCACGCGAACGAGAGAAAATACGGTTGTGAGACATGCGGGAAAAGATTCAAttctttagatattttaaaagtccACGCCAGAATCCACACGGACGAGAGACCGTTTAGCTGTTCTGAATGTGGTAAAACTTTCAGAACAGCCGGCTGTGTGGGCAGACACAAGAGGATAGTCCACAGGAATGTAGGacttcaaaaaatttaa
- the LOC116771543 gene encoding uncharacterized protein LOC116771543 isoform X2: protein MEEKSFVWTSDLTKRFFQLRFDNEWLFRKKKQPWREFYKILLKSGFPEEMTLNHVRKKWSYTYDSYRIAKKTNNKQWKYFKIFDKHFGKTQVLDKYESWTDEWRHKLIICISEAKEIKLDFQHMWRTVENALRCQDLPLDCCIQDIKGLWHYIRMTFNRKYRLVMRNSIDSEDWPLYDPMLEYHTKYEPEYLERLSSMSAGGMAAIEFRLKHRPREKKKKDEADDEFQWSRDITESFIQIRMQNDWLFRDRKWAWSNLRQIMIEEYGFPHCLSSRDLSRKWAAIYAEYQKAKATNNISWMYYSLFEVYFGESSMSLNPLLGWQEEWVINLISTRTELEQLFKMWEKKKETPWREVEKKLRKMGIPLDHSLLEIEEIWRHLLKTFKWKQKFASKGILNEQWPYYEHVSRYVDQHEAKEANDGDFEDDVKLYELKKIAMEPKHEVTNVCRSCSSDDGCVKIFEETDDEGLDVAYKLKVIGGIECLQELENAFKFRRQCQEVDKNLRSSSSFIKVELQLDDKHHTNEICDGERQNYEIEMDRDGVTMATKKKTSPQMRPARKVIRRKKVRKSEYEYLKVCEVCGKHTRNLKAHMDVHSKDKCYSCEICEKKFKFKSGLIVHKATHNPTPKKTCEVCGKSFHILSQYRRHYAYHANERKYGCETCGKRFNSLDILKVHARIHTDERPFSCSECGKTFRTAGCVGRHKRIVHRNVGLQKI, encoded by the exons ATGGAggaaaaaagttttgttt GGACATCTGATTTAAcgaaaagattttttcaatTGCGTTTTGATAATGAATGGCTGTTCCGAAAAAAAAAGCAACCTTGGAG agaattctataaaattttactaaaaagtgGATTTCCAGAAGAGATGACACTCAATCATGTACGCAAGAAGTGGTCATATACATATGAT TCATACAGAATAGCAaagaaaacaaacaacaaacagtggaaatatttcaaaatatttgacaaacaTTTTGGGAAAACTCAAGTTTTAGATAAATATGAATcat GGACCGATGAATGGcgacataaattaataatatgcatATCTGAGGCCAAAGAAATTAAACTTGATTTTCAACATATGTGGAG GACAGTTGAAAATGCATTACGATGCCAGGATCTTCCGCTAGACTGTTGCATACAAGATATTAAAGGGTTATGGCATTACATTAGAATGACATTTAAT AGGAAGTACAGATTGGTAATGAGAAATAGTATAGATTCTGAGGACTGGCCACTTTATGACCCCATGTTGGAGTATCATACTAAATATGAGCCAGAATATCTGGAACGCCTCAGCAGTATGTCTGCTGGTGGTATGGCTGCTATAGAGTTCCGCTTAAAACATAGACCTAgagagaagaaaaaaaaagatgaagCAGATGATGAATTCCAAT GGTCCAGAGATATCACAGAATCATTCATTCAGATTAGAATGCAGAATGATTGGCTTTTTAGGGACAGGAAATGGGCGTGgag taaCCTGCGTCAGATTATGATAGAGGAGTACGGTTTCCCACATTGTCTGTCTAGCAGAGACCTCAGCAGGAAGTGGGCTGCAATATATGCT gAGTACCAAAAAGCTAAAGCGACAAACAATATCTCATGGATGTATTATTCTCTTTTTGAAGTTTATTTCGGAGAAAGCAGTATGAGTCTCAACCCTTTGCTTGGCT GGCAAGAAGAGTGggtgattaatttaataagtactaGAACAGAATTAGaacaattgtttaaaatgtggGAAAAGAAAAAGGAGACACCGTGGCG AGAAGTGGAGAAAAAACTCAGGAAAATGGGAATTCCTTTGGATCATAGTCTTCTAGAAATAGAGGAAATTTGGCGGCACTTATTGAAGACTTTTAAG tgGAAGCAGAAATTCGCTAGCAAAGGCATACTGAACGAGCAGTGGCCGTACTACGAACACGTGTCCAGATATGTCGACCAGCACGAAGCAAAGGAGGCTAATGACGGAGATTTCGAAGACGACGTGAAGCTGTACGAGCTGAAGAAGATCGCCATGGAACCGAAGCATGAAGTGACCAATGTGTGCAGATCCTGCTCGAGCGACGATGGCTGTGTGAAAATATTTGAGGAAACAGACGACGAAGGTCTCGATGTGGCTTATAAGCTGAAAGTCATCGGTGGCATAGAG TGTCTACAAGAGTTGGAGAACGCGTTCAAGTTCAGACGTCAGTGTCAAGAGGTGGACAAAAATCTCAGAAGCAGCTCCTCCTTCATCAAAGTGGAATTACAACTAGACGATAAACATCATACGAACGAAATCTGCGATGGAGAGAGACAGAACTATGAAATAGAGATGGATAGAGACGGCGTCACCATGgcaacgaaaaaaaaaacatccccGCAAATGAGACCCGCGAGGAAAGTTATAAGGAGGAAGAAGGTCCGCAAGTCCGAATACGAATATCTAAAGGTGTGCGAAGTGTGCGGGAAACACACCAGAAACCTCAAGGCGCACATGGACGTACACTCGAAAGACAAATGTTACTCGTGTGAAATATGCgagaagaaatttaaattcaaaagcgGGTTGATAGTCCACAAAGCCACCCACAATCCGACACCCAAAAAGACATGCGAAGTCTGCGGGAAGAGCTTCCATATACTGTCCCAATACAGAAGGCATTACGCCTACCACGCGAACGAGAGAAAATACGGTTGTGAGACATGCGGGAAAAGATTCAAttctttagatattttaaaagtccACGCCAGAATCCACACGGACGAGAGACCGTTTAGCTGTTCTGAATGTGGTAAAACTTTCAGAACAGCCGGCTGTGTGGGCAGACACAAGAGGATAGTCCACAGGAATGTAGGacttcaaaaaatttaa